The following are encoded together in the Acidobacteriota bacterium genome:
- a CDS encoding TetR/AcrR family transcriptional regulator: MEATVETREDKRQLLVKAAGSVFAEKGYASTRVADIAERAGVGKGTVYEYFRSKEELLFAVFESINVDISARIDEALASGESTKEQLHDLLRLGAEVVSEQVDLQPVILDFWAASRGRSFEEAYRHAVIDSYTIFRRLVADFIRGGQERGEFKASIDPEALAITIVATVDGLGIQFYFDRTIEPHRITETLGDLLYQNLATEKP; encoded by the coding sequence GTGGAAGCAACAGTCGAAACCCGAGAAGACAAGCGGCAACTGCTGGTCAAGGCGGCCGGCTCCGTGTTTGCGGAGAAGGGTTATGCCTCGACCCGGGTCGCCGACATCGCCGAACGAGCCGGCGTCGGCAAGGGAACGGTTTACGAGTACTTCAGGTCGAAGGAAGAGCTGCTCTTCGCAGTCTTCGAATCGATAAACGTCGATATCTCGGCCCGAATCGATGAAGCGCTCGCGTCCGGCGAATCGACCAAAGAACAGCTCCACGATCTGTTGCGCCTGGGTGCCGAGGTGGTTTCGGAGCAGGTCGACCTGCAACCGGTGATCCTCGATTTTTGGGCCGCCTCGAGAGGCAGGAGTTTTGAAGAAGCCTACCGACACGCCGTGATCGACAGTTACACCATCTTTCGACGACTCGTCGCCGATTTCATCCGCGGTGGACAGGAGCGGGGCGAATTCAAGGCATCGATCGACCCGGAGGCGTTAGCAATTACGATCGTAGCGACGGTTGACGGCCTCGGCATTCAATTCTATTTTGACCGTACCATCGAGCCACACAGGATCACCGAAACCCTCGGCGACCTCCTGTACCAAAACCTGGCGACGGAGAAACCCTGA